In the genome of Prosthecobacter algae, one region contains:
- a CDS encoding SinR family protein, with product MTSRFTPQWVLVQWKVQKGSNLPKNQTNTPHMKVYSINYTLKAPGRNYAPLLNAIRSLFPDHIHPLDSCWFVYTSVTAMQIKDLLTPHMDVNDVILVLVAKGPGAAQLLDSTSVNWLNSKLPID from the coding sequence GTGACATCTCGTTTTACGCCTCAATGGGTGCTGGTGCAATGGAAAGTGCAAAAAGGCAGCAACCTGCCGAAAAACCAAACCAATACTCCTCACATGAAAGTATACTCCATTAACTACACCTTGAAGGCACCAGGGCGCAATTACGCTCCCTTGCTTAACGCTATTCGCTCCTTGTTTCCAGATCACATCCATCCTTTGGACTCCTGCTGGTTTGTGTATACCTCGGTTACTGCTATGCAGATTAAAGACCTACTCACTCCTCACATGGACGTCAATGATGTCATCCTGGTTCTTGTAGCCAAAGGGCCTGGCGCTGCACAACTCCTTGATTCGACCAGTGTAAATTGGTTAAATTCCAAGCTGCCGATAGATTGA